The nucleotide window CATGAAAACTGGGAGGGCATACATCGCCAGAACCAGCAAGCCGTCCGTTTTTTGCCACAGGGTCAGGTTTGATGATTTGACCAGAGGCCAGGCATAGCGAAAAAAGACCTGATTATGACCCCGCGCCCAGCGACGGAGCTGCCGATAGCGAACTTCCCAGGTTTCAGGGACTTCTTCATAACATTCCGCCCGATTCGCATAAGCCACCCGCCAGCCAGCCAGATAGAGTTGAAAGGTGAGATGGGTGTCTTCAGCCAGCATTCGTGGGTCAAATCCGCCCAGTTTTTGAATCACTGATTTGCGAAATCCTCCCACTGTGCCGCCATACTGAGGAATTAAATCAAGCGAATATCGGGCTTGCTGGTCAATCTGGTATCCGGCGGAGCGTTCAAAATCAAGCAGTCGGGTGAGGATTCCGGCTGAAACATTTTTGGGAATCACACGGCCCATTACCGCGCCAACTTCCGGATCCAAAAAGGCAACCGCCAGACTCCGCAGAAGCCCACGGCTGGGTTGATAATCAGCATCAAACACGAGCACGATTTCATGCGCGGCACAAGTCAGGGCTTCATTTAAGCCGGAAGGTTTGCCGCGCTGACCAGTCTGGCGATGGAGCGGTTGGATAAATTCAAACCGGCGGGCGTACCCGTCCAGGATTTTGGCCGTCTGGTCTGAGGAATGATCGTTGATGGGAATGATTTCGAGTCGGTCGCGTGGATAGTCGCTTCGAAGCAGGGTTTCCAGAATTTGGGCCGCAACGACTTCTTCGTTGTGCATTGGAATCAAGACCGAAATGGCGGGCAAATCGCTGTCGAGAATATCTTGATAATAGAGGCGTTGCGGACGAAACAGCCGGTGCAGCGTCAGCATCCAGTTGCGAAAAGTGTAGACAATCGCCACCCCAACCACCAGGAGAACCCAAAGCTGGAGTATGGCTACCATTGCCAGATTTTCTCCTGGTTCGGCGATTGATTCATGGTGCTTGACACCAGCGACAAAAAGACGGCAAAGAACCCAGAAACCAGCACAATGTCGAGCAAGGGACCCAAAAAGCAATAGAGGTTGAGAATGAATGGCGTTCCCATCCAGGTCAGCACCCACAGGCACATCACATATTTCACGGCTGAGAAGAGAAACGCATATCCCAAAACGCCAGCGAGCAGAATCCCACGCCACCACCAGGCAGCCGGAAAGCAACAACTCAAAATGCCCAATAACAACGGTGCGGTCAGCCACAGCAAAACCGCTGTTTGAAGATAAAATAAACTGAAGGCGGCGGATTGATCTTTGAGCGGCAGAACCAGCCATTCCCAAAGTACTGAGATTCCAATGAGCAAAAAATTTGCATTCACAAAATAGCGAAGCGGCAGTTCAAAAAGCTTACGAAGTGTAAGCAGCGCGATTCCTCCCATTGAAACACCCAACCAGAGCCACAGTCGTCCAACCGATTGGACCTCCAGTTGCGCAACTGGTATCACCGCGGAAGTCCCTTGCAAGTAAAATAGCTCAAATGAAACCGGCAACTGGCTGGCTTGAACCAGGTAGGTGACCAAAAAACGATATTGACCAATAAACCACGAACGGTGCCAAACCAAAGCCAGCTCCATCAGACCCAGAATGGCAACCGATGTTGCCACCATCCGAGACGATGGAGCGACCAGATAACGGTAGGCACGGTTCATAATGAAGAATGAAGAAAGTGGTTAGTGGTTAGTGATTAGTGGTTAGTGGATAGTGATTAGTGATGCCAGTGAAGAGTTGAAGCCGTTTTGGTTCTCAGCCCACGAAGTGGGCGCCGGCTTGTAGCCCAGGGCGAGTCTTCGAGCCCTGGGAATTCGGGTCATTCCCCACTTTTGCCCCGCCCGGCCAGCCGCCGTAGGCGGCGGCTGGCCGGGCGGGAGTGTGGAGGCAACGTTTTCCCAGGGTTAAAACCCTGGGCTACGAGCCTTCCACCCGCTTCGCAGGTTCAAATCCGCTCGTTTTTTCAACTCTTAACTGGCATTAGTGATTAGTGGTTAGAAATCAATACCTTCCAAGAGCCCAGAGCCAATTACTAACCACTAACCACTAACCACTTTCTTCATTCTTCATTCTTCATTCAATTCAGTGGTGTTCCAGTTTGAGCAGATGGGCGGTGACATCGCCTTCACCCGTGACGATGGAAAGCCTGGTTTCATCATTTTTGGTAACTTCGGGTTTTTTGGCTGTGGTTTGGGTGAGGAATTCTTGAATGGCTTTGATGTGCGCTGTATCGGTAACCAGGCCCCGGTCAGTTGGGTTTACCTGTCCTTTGACTGCCTCCAAAGAGGAAATGGGGTTTTTTGCCCAGATAATCCACATTTTCTCGGTCCCTTCCTGCTGATCCATCTGCCAGGGTTTTTCGCCTGGAAGTTGGAGTTCCTGATTGGCTTTGACCAGGGCATTTCCGTCATTGAGGTTGGGTTTGGGAAAGAGCAGGACGTAATGTGGCAATCCCTGGATATTGGCCGGACCTTCATTCACGATATACAAATTGCCCTCATTCGGGCTCGAAAAGGTCATCCAGACCTCATCCCCAGCCGAAAAAATGATTTCGCCAGGCAGCCGGAATGGTTTGTCTTTGGGAAACAGTTCCGGGTTTTTACGCACGGTCAGCCAGTAATTGAAAGATCGTTTCACCACAGTCGGCGGCGGTTTTTCACCTGGTGGAGGCTGTGGGGCCGGAGATGGTGACAACATCGTCATTCCAATCGCTCCGGCAATAACCAGTACCACGGTCCCAATTCCAACTGGAACCAGTGGAAATTTTTTCACTGGCGGCGGCACCGTCGCAATTGAATCCGGGCGAGCTAGAGAGGACTCTTTTACTTCAACTGGTTTAGGGGCGGTATCACCTTGATGAGCCCCCATTGTGGCTCGTGCTTCGTGGAGTTTGGTGGCCAGATGGTCTAGGTGAACTGGTGGCTGGCTGTCGGGGGAAGTGGATTGATGGGTCTTCAGGAGGTATTCAGCCAGTTGATCACAAAATTCCCGCGCATGGGCCGGGCGATCCTGTGGGTTATAGCTGAGTGTTTTCAGCAGCAAGTCAGCCACTTCAACCGGCAAATCAGCGCGGCGTTCGAGTGGTTTGACATATTTTTGGGTATTGACCTGCATGCTGACCATTTGTTGCATCGCGGCAAACGGCAGATTTGAATCAGGCCGGAACGGACGGGCGCCGATGAGCATTTCATGGGCAATAATTCCCAGGGTGTAAATGTCACTGGCCGGTGAAGTTTCAGCCTTCTCGATTTGCTCCGGCGCCATGTAGACAATCGTGCCGACTGGAAAAGTGGCGGTTGAGAGATTTTCAGTCCCTGGTTTCTGAACCTTGGCAATTCCGAAATCAATCAACTTGATTTGCTCACCGCCACCGCTCAGTTTTTGGATCATGATGTTTTCGGGTTTGAGGTCCCGATGAACGACTCCTTCATCATGGGCGGCGTCCAGGGCCTGACCTAACTGGCGCAAATAGTCAGCCGCCGTTTTGAAATCCATGCCGCCAGATGGAATTCGCGCCCGCAGAATCTCGCCTTTGATAAATTCCATCACAAAAAATGGCTTTCCGTTCTCCAACACACCCCGGTCCAGGACTTTGACCACGCCTGGATGTTCAATGCGGGAGAGGGCCTCGCTTTCGTGGCGGAATTTCTTCACCAGCCAGTCAGTGTCATCCGAATCAGACAACAACACTTTGATCACCACCGGGCGGTCATGAACTTTCGTATCGAGGGCCCGATAGACGACCCCAATCCCACCACGTCCAAGCTCAGATTCAATCCGGTATTTTTCACCAACCAGCATTCCTGGCGCCACAAGTTGACTGGTTGGTATTCCACGTTTTGATGGGTCCGTGCTTCCCTGGCTGTGGTGGATCAAGGTGCCTTGTTCCGCTGCGGTTTTCCGACCAGCCGACGTGTCATAGGCCACAGTTTGATCACTGCCGCTGGAATCAACGATGGTTTCCTGATCATTCAATCTTTTGTTTTTTCCGGCAGTGCTATGACTGGCTGATTGCTGAACCAGTGTTTTGTCTTCGTTGTTGTTTGACATGGCATTTGTCCAGGGCTGAAAGCTCAAAGATGAAAGATGAAAAGGCGTTATCCGTTATCCGTCCTTCGTACCCCAAACCCTCAATTCACTTTTCAAGTTTGAGCATTACCGGCACCATCACGGTGGTGTTGGGTTGGCAGGTAACACTGTACAGTGTTTGTGGCGGCGGATCATCTCGGGTCAGGATGCGGCCACCTGTTCCGGCAATTTTTTCTTCTTTGGTAATCGGGTTTCCTGAGCCATCAACCAGTTCGAGCATTTCCACCTGGGTGCTCCACTGTTTTTCCCAGCTTGCAAACTGTTCTGCAGGGAGTTTCTGGATTTTGTTGCCGATTTTCAGTTCGGCCAGCGGTGTCGGAGCAATCAGCAGGGTAAGAACTTCCCCGACCTGGGTTGGACCACTGCGAGTGACTTTGAAATATGGATTGGGATCGTCATCGCCGGGAATATCAACCAGCACCCCTGCTTTGACCTGATTGTTTTCCAGTTTGCCGCCGCGCAGAACCGGAAAAATAAGGTAAGGTTCGCTCACCGTGCCGTCGGCATATTTTTCGCGATCAATGACATAGAGATAGCCCGAGCGTGGCACTTCGATGCTGAGTCGGATTTTTTGACCTTCCTCAAGCGGCGTATCCAGGTCAATGCGCTCGGGGGTCAATTCCCGCTGGCTGTCGGCATCATCCGTCCGTTCCAGGAGTCGAACCGCTTTGTCATCTGAAACCTTGGCTGGTCGAAGTCTCCAGGCGGTAACTCCAATCGTAAGCCTGGACGGACTGCTGCTGGCAACCTTGGTTGATTCAGGTTTGCTGGTTGCCGGAACAGCCGCCGCAATGGTTTCTTTGCGTTTATAGCGAATGGTGGTGAGTTTCGGTTTTGATTTCGTGGGCTGTGATTTCGTCGCTTTAGGCCGTTTTTGAAGGAACTCAGAATCCCAAAGCGAGCGGGTGGCTTCGGGTTCTTCCTGGGCGCTGGCACTGTGATAGGAACAGAGACAGATTGCCAGAATAACTAAAATCCCACGTAAGGTGCTCAAAATAAATCGGTTCAAATACAGATGCCTCATGTCGAATCCCTTTCCTTGTCCTGGGAGTATTTTGATTTCAGCTCCAGGGCGATGCTTCAGGTTTTTGATAGGTGATAAAGTGAGAAGGTGTAAATTGTTGAAAAAGCGAGTGAGTGGGATGTCCCTCAAACTTTCTAAGATGGATCAAAAAAAATCAAGGGTTTTCTCGGGTTGGGGCTGAAGACGTCGGGCTGAGAAAACCGGGGCTGAGGGCCTGGGGCTGAAGATTCGCAAGCTCAGGGCTGGTTTTCTCAGCCCAATGTCTTCCTGTTACCTGCTATCGCGGGGTTTTTCTGAAATTCAGCTCAATCGGAAAAACAAAAAGGACCTGTCATCACAGGTCCTTATGGTTTCTTTCTCACTGGCTGACTGTTCCTACCTTCTTCAGCCCGAGGATTTTTCAGCCCCAAGCCCTGAGCCCTGGTCTTTTCAGCTCCCGTTTTTGTCGGTCAGGCTGGCTTTGAGGTAATCCCGGTTCATGCGGGTGATAAATTCAAAGCTGATTTCTTTTGGACAGGCGGCTTCGCATTCACGATGACTGGTACAGTGGCCAAATCCTTCACTGTCCATCTGGTCAACCATGGCTAGAACCCGTTTGTATCGTTCGGGTTGGCCTTGTGGCAAGACACCCAGGTGACCAATTTTGGCCGAAGTAAACAGCGCGGCGGAGCCATTTGGACAGGCTGCCACACAGGCACCACATCCGATGCAGGCGGCGGCGTCCATGGCCCGGTCAGCATCGGGTTTCGGGACCAGAATCGCGTTGGCGTCCGGAACAGCACCGGTTGGGACGGAAACATAGCCCCCGGCGCCGATAATCCGATCAAAAGCGCCCCGATCAACCACCAGATCCCGGAGGACGGGAAAGCCCTTTGACCGCCAGGGTTCAATATAGACCGAATCACCATCGCGGAAGTGTCGCATATGAAGCTGGCAGGTGGTTGTTCCACGATGTCCACCGTGGGGCATTCCATTGATGACCACTCCGCACATTCCACAAATCCCCTCGCGGCAGTCGTGGTCAAATGCGATGGGTTCTTCCCCTTTCGCGGTCAGTTCTTCGTTGACAACGTCAAGCATTTCCAGAAAGGACATATCCGGATTGACGTCGGGTGCATCGTATTTCGCCATCTGGCCCTTTTCGTTCGGGCCTTTTTGTCGCCAAACGTAAAGCGTCAGTTTCATGTTATTTATAACTCCGTTGGCTAGGTTTCACATATTCAAAGACGAGGGGTTCTTTGTGCAGAATTGGGGCCTTATTTTCGCCGGCATATTCCCAGGCTGCGGCGTAGGAATATTCTTCATCATTGCGCATGGCTTCCCCTTCCTCGGTCTGGTATTCAACCCGGAAATGACCGCCACACGATTCATTGCGGTTGAGGGCATCACGGCACAACAATTCGCCAAGCTCAATAAAGTCAGCCACGCGGCCTGCTTTTTCAAGCGACTGGTTGAGTTCTTCCCCGCTGCCGAGCACACTGACGTTTTTCCAGAATTCCTCTTTGATCTCAGGAATTTTGGCCAGCGCCTGAGTTAAACCTTTTTCGGTGCGAGCCATACCGCAATAATCCCACATGGTTTTGCCGAGTTCGCGATGGAAGGAATCAACCGTGCGTTTTCCTTTCAGATTGAGCAGCTTATTGATTTGGCCTTTGACATCGGCTTCGGTTTTTTGGAAATCGGTGTGGGATTGATCCAGTTTATCGAGTTTGGCCTGGGCCAGGTAATTTCCAATCGTGTACGGAATAACAAAATAGCCGTCAGCCAGTCCCTGCATCAAGGCGCTGGCACCCAGCCGGTTGGCGCCGTGGTCCGAGAAGTTGGCTTCACCCAGGACAAAGAGACCTGGAATCGTGCTCATCAGGTTATAGTCAACCCACAGACCGCCCATGGCGTAATGCACCGCCGGGAAAATTCGCATCGGGACTTTGTATGGGTTTTCGCCGGTAATCCGCTCATACATATCAAACAGGTTGCCGTATTTTTCGCTGATGACCTTTTCGCCAACCCGTTTAATCGCGTCTCCAAAATCGAGATAGACGCCGAGGCCCGTTTCACCGACACCCCGTCCCTGGTCGCACACATCTTTGGCGGCGCGTGAGGCGATATCGCGCGGCACCAGGTTTCCAAAACTTGGGTATTTGCGCTCAAGGTAGTAATCGCGTTCATTTTCCGGGATTTGATCAGGCGAGCGTTTGTCGCCTTTCTTCAGCGGCACCCAGATGCGACCATCGTTACGCAGCGACTCGCTCATCAGGGTGAGCTTTGACTGATAGTCGCCACTGACTGGAATGCAGGTCGGGTGAATCTGGGTAAAGCAGGGATTGGCAAACGCGGCGCCTTTCTTGTGGGCGCGCCAACTCGCCGTCACGTTTGAGCCTTTGGCGTTGGTTGACAGGAAAAATACGTTCCCATATCCACCAGTGCCCAAAATGACTGCATCTCCGACGTGGGAGTCAATCTTTCCGGTGACCAGGTCGCGGGTCACAATTCCCCGCGCCACGCCGTTGACCGTTACCAGATCCAGCATTTCAGTTCGGGGAAACATTTTGACGTTTCCCAGATGAATCTGGCGCTCCAGGGCCTGATAGGCCCCAATCAGCAATTGCTGACCGGTCTGGCCACGGGCATAGAAGGTTCGCGAAACCTGGGCACCGCCAAATGACCGGTTGTCGAGCAGTCCGCCGTATTCACGGGCAAACGGGACACCCTGGGCCACACACTGGTCAATGATATTGACGCTCACCTGGGCCAGCCGATAGACGTTGGCTTCACGGGCGCGAAAGTCTCCGCCCTTCACCGTGTCGTAAAAGAGCCGATAAATGCTGTCGCCATCGTTGCGGTAGTTTTTCGCGGCATTGATACCGCCTTGGGCCGCAATGCTATGCGCCCGGCGTGGGCTGTCCTGAAAGCAGAAGCACAAGACCTTGTAGCCCAGTTCAGCTAACGATGCCGCCGCCGCCGCACCAGCCAGGCCGGTGCCGACCACAATCAGCGTGAATTTTCGCTTATTGGCGGGATTGACCAGCTTCATGTCAAAGCGGTGCTTATCCCACTTCTGTTCAATTGGTCCGGATGGAATCTTGGAATCTAGTTTCATGGACTTTTTGCTGGACGATTGGTTTTTGGAGCTTGCGTTCAAAGTACTCCCGGTTCAACAGGATTGCCGTCGGGATCGAGATGTTTCCGACAATGACAACCACCGTACCGAGGGTGGCGACTGAGCGAATCAATGGGTTGTATTTCGGGTGATTCAACCCCAGTGATTGAAAAAGACTCCACGCTCCGTGGTAGAGGTGGAAGCTCAGCAGCAGCATGGCGATGATATAGGTGGCGGAAATCAACGGATTGCTAAAGCTTTCAACCACAGTGCGATAGACCTGATGATCGTGAAACGCCTCGCTATGAACCATGCCATTGGTCAGGTGCAGCAGGTGATACACGATGAAAAAGAACAGCATCGGGCCGGTCCACTTCATGGTACGCGAGGCAAAGCTGGATCGCTGTGGTTTCCACTGCTGATAGCTCACTGGACGCGCACTGGTGCTCTGGTGGGTGAGTTGCAACGCCGCCACAATATGCACCACCACCGCACCGAGCAAGGTGGCGCGAGCGCCCCACAGCACCAGTGGATTGGATTTAAGGAGTTTGGCGTACGTGTCGAGTTGTTCGGGGCCAAGGAAAACCTGAAGGTTTCCAAGCATGTGGACAATCACAAACCCGAACCCGATCAGGCCGGTGATTGCCATCACCGCCTTCTTTCCAGTTGTCGTTCGATAAAACGCGAATAGCCGATTCACGTGGGTTTTCTCCAGAAAATAAAACTTGCAGGGATGAATTCAATCGGTTTGGGTTGCAGAAAAAAGCGTGTGTTTGAGAGGGCCACCCATTGTTTATCAGATTTAAGGGGAGAATTCCACAACTAATTGATTCAGGTATCTGAGGCAGGCCAACGAGGAGGGCAACGGGAGTATGGATCCGAGGCTGACCGGGTTCAAGCTATTTTTGTGGTTTTTTGCCGGAAATTTTGATGTGAAATGACACTTTGCGTCAAAGAATGAAAAAAGGTAAGTGGCTGATTTGATTGATAGTTTATCTGTCATTGATGCAAGGCCGGTGTGAATTCAAGTGATTTCTGGTTTGTCACCGCCTGGACCTTGAGAGTACAATCCGCTCTCTTTTCCCCCTGGCCCTCTCTTCAGATTCCAACTGCTTTTAGGTGTTTAGATCGCCGGACCTGGCCGGAGACAACCACTCATTGAGGGGTGATACACCTTCAAGTTTGGTACCCCCGGCATTTTCCGCTGAAGAGAGTTCATTTGCCTGCATTCAAGATTTGAGGAGTGAAAGACAGCTCATGGAATTTAAACGTGTGCTTCCATTTGGGTTATTGATGGTTATCAGTTGTGCGGCAGCCTTTGTTCCAGCCTCCACAGCCGCAGTCAAAGGTGGGCCCATTAACACTGGTGATGTTGCCTGGATGTTGACCGCCACCGCGTTGGTGTTATTGATGACACCAGGGCTTTCTTTTTTCTATGGAGGCATGGTTCAACGCAAGAATGTGATTTCCACCATGTTGCAAAGTTTTATTGCCATGGGATTGATCAGTATTTTGTGGGTTGTGGTGGGGTTTAGTCTGGCCTTTGGCGATAGTATCAAAGGAGTAATCGGCAATCCGTTGACCTACTTTATGTTTCGCGGAGTCACTGGGGCAACTCACCCGGATCTTTCTCCGACGATTCCTCTGATTTTATTTGCCCTCTTCCAACTCAAGTTTGCGATTATCACGCCAGCATTGATCACTGGTTCTTTTGCTGAACGGGTCAAGTTCACCAGTTATATGCTGTTTATCTGCCTGTTCACGCTCTTTATCTATACCCCGCTGGCTCACTGGACCTGGCATCCGCAAGGGTTTTTGCGACAAATGGGAGTGCTCGACTTTGCCGGAGGCTCCGTGGTCCATATGTCGGCTGGGTTTGCAGCGTTGGCTGGGGCGATGGTGCTGGGACGGCGTCAGGTTCATAAAGGCGGCGACCATGGCATGCCGGCCCATATTCCCTATGTGTTGCTCGGCACGGGAATGCTCTGGTTTGGCTGGTTTGGGTTTAATGCCGGATCGGCCCTGGCGGCTTCGGAACTGGCGGCCCAGGCATTTTTGACCACGAACACGGCTTCGGCGGCGGCCATGCTGGCCTGGATTTTCTTTGACATGCTCAAAGGGCGTGCTCCATCAGCCCTTGGCGCCTGTATCGGTGCCGTGGTTGGGCTGGTTGCCATTACCCCCGCCGCCGGTTT belongs to Acidobacteriota bacterium and includes:
- a CDS encoding glycosyltransferase family 2 protein: MLTLHRLFRPQRLYYQDILDSDLPAISVLIPMHNEEVVAAQILETLLRSDYPRDRLEIIPINDHSSDQTAKILDGYARRFEFIQPLHRQTGQRGKPSGLNEALTCAAHEIVLVFDADYQPSRGLLRSLAVAFLDPEVGAVMGRVIPKNVSAGILTRLLDFERSAGYQIDQQARYSLDLIPQYGGTVGGFRKSVIQKLGGFDPRMLAEDTHLTFQLYLAGWRVAYANRAECYEEVPETWEVRYRQLRRWARGHNQVFFRYAWPLVKSSNLTLWQKTDGLLVLAMYALPVFMLSGFLANLVLFLFGAKPVAAWMVLILLVVQYNSCGNFAPFFQAGAAGVLDGMTNRLRMLPFLFILFIFNTWVVLCGFWDAVLDLASRRTPVWDKTARFQKNEEFKR
- a CDS encoding protein kinase, whose protein sequence is MSNNNEDKTLVQQSASHSTAGKNKRLNDQETIVDSSGSDQTVAYDTSAGRKTAAEQGTLIHHSQGSTDPSKRGIPTSQLVAPGMLVGEKYRIESELGRGGIGVVYRALDTKVHDRPVVIKVLLSDSDDTDWLVKKFRHESEALSRIEHPGVVKVLDRGVLENGKPFFVMEFIKGEILRARIPSGGMDFKTAADYLRQLGQALDAAHDEGVVHRDLKPENIMIQKLSGGGEQIKLIDFGIAKVQKPGTENLSTATFPVGTIVYMAPEQIEKAETSPASDIYTLGIIAHEMLIGARPFRPDSNLPFAAMQQMVSMQVNTQKYVKPLERRADLPVEVADLLLKTLSYNPQDRPAHAREFCDQLAEYLLKTHQSTSPDSQPPVHLDHLATKLHEARATMGAHQGDTAPKPVEVKESSLARPDSIATVPPPVKKFPLVPVGIGTVVLVIAGAIGMTMLSPSPAPQPPPGEKPPPTVVKRSFNYWLTVRKNPELFPKDKPFRLPGEIIFSAGDEVWMTFSSPNEGNLYIVNEGPANIQGLPHYVLLFPKPNLNDGNALVKANQELQLPGEKPWQMDQQEGTEKMWIIWAKNPISSLEAVKGQVNPTDRGLVTDTAHIKAIQEFLTQTTAKKPEVTKNDETRLSIVTGEGDVTAHLLKLEHH
- a CDS encoding succinate dehydrogenase/fumarate reductase iron-sulfur subunit; this translates as MKLTLYVWRQKGPNEKGQMAKYDAPDVNPDMSFLEMLDVVNEELTAKGEEPIAFDHDCREGICGMCGVVINGMPHGGHRGTTTCQLHMRHFRDGDSVYIEPWRSKGFPVLRDLVVDRGAFDRIIGAGGYVSVPTGAVPDANAILVPKPDADRAMDAAACIGCGACVAACPNGSAALFTSAKIGHLGVLPQGQPERYKRVLAMVDQMDSEGFGHCTSHRECEAACPKEISFEFITRMNRDYLKASLTDKNGS
- a CDS encoding fumarate reductase/succinate dehydrogenase flavoprotein subunit is translated as MKLDSKIPSGPIEQKWDKHRFDMKLVNPANKRKFTLIVVGTGLAGAAAAASLAELGYKVLCFCFQDSPRRAHSIAAQGGINAAKNYRNDGDSIYRLFYDTVKGGDFRAREANVYRLAQVSVNIIDQCVAQGVPFAREYGGLLDNRSFGGAQVSRTFYARGQTGQQLLIGAYQALERQIHLGNVKMFPRTEMLDLVTVNGVARGIVTRDLVTGKIDSHVGDAVILGTGGYGNVFFLSTNAKGSNVTASWRAHKKGAAFANPCFTQIHPTCIPVSGDYQSKLTLMSESLRNDGRIWVPLKKGDKRSPDQIPENERDYYLERKYPSFGNLVPRDIASRAAKDVCDQGRGVGETGLGVYLDFGDAIKRVGEKVISEKYGNLFDMYERITGENPYKVPMRIFPAVHYAMGGLWVDYNLMSTIPGLFVLGEANFSDHGANRLGASALMQGLADGYFVIPYTIGNYLAQAKLDKLDQSHTDFQKTEADVKGQINKLLNLKGKRTVDSFHRELGKTMWDYCGMARTEKGLTQALAKIPEIKEEFWKNVSVLGSGEELNQSLEKAGRVADFIELGELLCRDALNRNESCGGHFRVEYQTEEGEAMRNDEEYSYAAAWEYAGENKAPILHKEPLVFEYVKPSQRSYK
- a CDS encoding succinate dehydrogenase cytochrome b subunit, whose protein sequence is MAITGLIGFGFVIVHMLGNLQVFLGPEQLDTYAKLLKSNPLVLWGARATLLGAVVVHIVAALQLTHQSTSARPVSYQQWKPQRSSFASRTMKWTGPMLFFFIVYHLLHLTNGMVHSEAFHDHQVYRTVVESFSNPLISATYIIAMLLLSFHLYHGAWSLFQSLGLNHPKYNPLIRSVATLGTVVVIVGNISIPTAILLNREYFERKLQKPIVQQKVHETRFQDSIRTN
- a CDS encoding ammonium transporter gives rise to the protein MEFKRVLPFGLLMVISCAAAFVPASTAAVKGGPINTGDVAWMLTATALVLLMTPGLSFFYGGMVQRKNVISTMLQSFIAMGLISILWVVVGFSLAFGDSIKGVIGNPLTYFMFRGVTGATHPDLSPTIPLILFALFQLKFAIITPALITGSFAERVKFTSYMLFICLFTLFIYTPLAHWTWHPQGFLRQMGVLDFAGGSVVHMSAGFAALAGAMVLGRRQVHKGGDHGMPAHIPYVLLGTGMLWFGWFGFNAGSALAASELAAQAFLTTNTASAAAMLAWIFFDMLKGRAPSALGACIGAVVGLVAITPAAGFVTVGASIFIGSISSVISNAAVHWKSKSTLDDTLDVFPCHGVGGIVGMILTAVFADKVGLMSGQFTTFLHHLYALVIVGVYTFGGSYLLFKLTNAIMPLRVRVDQEVIGLDLSQHHESLDEEQQRTYQPTGRVLLADL